The genomic segment ATCTAGATCGTATCTTTGGATCGTATAGTTACCATAATTACTCTCGTCTGCAAGTAAATCTACATAAGACACAATACATGCAAGGGCACCCGGTGAGATTTCAAATTCAGAGAGCAGATCTCTTACTGAGTCATTAGACCCTTTCGCAAGCCTGCAAAGATCCTGTACCAAATCTCTTACTTTAAaatcagttttctttctttcagttATCATTGCACCGCACCTGGAAAATGCATCCATCAACGGTTTATATTCACTAGATTTATTAATCTCTTCAGACAAAaggcattctttgcatcctagAGCAACAATAGCTGACTCCACGTTTGTGAAGTGACTATCATCAGGAAATTCAGCCAGACCGAGTATCCTTCTAGTTAGATCAATATAGCTTAAACCAATATTACGTATATTTTCCCGAATATTCAGTGCAATAGCCACAATTACAGGGGAATCTTGCATGTCATAATTAGCAAACAGAATGTCTTCAAAACTCCCCAAATTTCCAGGGGTTCCACTCTTCACTAGTCGCCAATTTGCTCCTGTGCCCTCGTACAATTCAAGAGTGTGATCGGTCCTCTCCAAAAGAAGGTCTCGGGTCATTGTTTCAAACATGTTCTTACTCACACTAACACTAGAAATGGCATCAGATCCACTTCCTAGCTGGCGCAAAGCAGTTGTAGTGTGGTAATAGGTCTTTGCTATGAAAATAGCATTCTCACCATGGGTTGTATAATAATCCTGGAAAAATAGAGTGCTAGTTACTTTAGTCCTCAAGCATTGTAATCCACAAGTTGCCAGTTAATTGTAAGATACGACAGTTAAGCTAAAGAAAACTGCTTGAAATTTTTTACTAATAACTGAGAATGTAAAATTTGGTGAGATAATAATTACTAAATCAGTGCTTTTAAAAGTAAGCCTGactaattaaaacaattattatcTCAGCACCAGCAATTTATCTAATAGCTGCAATAATCTTTAATAGCAAGCAATCATCATTCCCCTAAAAATTGACCATGGTTGAAACCCGTTTCTGATGAAGAAGCCAAAGGAGATTCTTTACAACCAACTTCATATTTCAATCCTATAGGAGAAATTGGTGTGATCATTGATACGATTATCTTTCCCTAAACTGAAGATACGGGTGAAGATATTTGTTTGTTAATCCTTGAATCTAATCTATATTATTAGTCTGATAGATTGCATTTTATCTTTCCATTTGTGTATAGGATCTTTCCCATTTATTTTACTTTGTTGTTGTATATAATTGTATTGCTCAGTAAAACTCTGAGAAGAAATACAAAAGCCAAGCCTTTTTCATTTCTTATCATGGTACCAGAGAGGTAACGTTCTTGAGACCAAATAAGCCTTCTTTGCTCCATTTTTCCTTCTCCTTTTAGGTGTTTGTCATTATATATGATAAAACACAATCTGAAAAGAAAGGTATGGACAAGAACATTGCTTTTACTTTGCATCCCTCGGACTATCCTGGAATAATATTGATGACATCCCTCTTAGTGCCAAAAACAACGGTCCTCGTATCTTTGAGGTACAAAAAAGATTGTTTCAACATAGCAAGGTCAGGATTCTATGACTATTTATTATATCAAGTTAAAGGCTTGTAGGATGACTTGAATCTTTATTCCCCTATACCAATATGCACCTGTAAATCAAACAAGACTCTAGAAGTCTATAAAGATAAAGATCATACCATGCAGTTTCTAATCGGTCTAAATGAAACATACACGGGTGTACGTGGCCAAATATTATTGATGGAACCAATTTCAACAATCAGAAAAGTTTTTCCTTGCTGCTTCAAGAAGAAAGGCAACGAGGTATCTCCATGGCACCACCATCATTACAAGACAATGTTGCATTTGTTGTGAAAATAGACTACCACTCAGGAAAATCTGAAAAGAAAAATAACTCGAACAACTCAAAGCCAAGCTGTGAATTTCGAGGATGGGCAGGCCATATCAAAGAAAAATGTTACAAGCTACATAGGTACCCCCAGGTCATAAGCACTACAAGGACCAAATCAACCGTACAAGGGATCAAATCAACAACACTCCATACCAAATGTCTATCAGCCAAGCTTCTGCTGCTCCATCCACTTCTCAGGTTTTCCCGTTTACACCAGAAAAATAGCAACAAATTTTGGCTCCAATTGGTTCCCAGGGAAGTTCTCCTACGACAAAGCAATCTGTCAGGTATTGctttaaaaattatatcatCCCCCAACACCATAACTTGGATTATTGTTTCCGGTGCTACTGATCACATTGTGTCTTCTCCTTCGTTATTTTTTGATCACTACAAATTACTGTAGAAGTGTTCAGTTACCAAATAATGCAATTTTCAAAGGCATCAATAACTCACGTTGGCATTGTTCATTTAACTCCAAATATTATATTGAAAAATGTGTGTCAAGTTTCAATGTCAACTTAACTCCCCCCGACCACCGCCGACCCTAGCTCACCATCGCCGACCGTGGATTTATTTGCATCTAGAAAGATGAAAAGTCTCTTTTTATCACTCATCACTTCCCGATTCTAGTCGGCCAGATTCTTTAACCTCCGACAACTGCTGATTCTTCCCGACCATCGCCGGCCATAATCCAACTTACCCGATCGTCGATATTTATTCATCATGACTAGAATAACGTTGTCACAGCCCATCAATTTCCGACTTCAGCCAGCAAACGTTGTCATAACCCTTCATTTCCCAACAGCAGCCAGCAAACGTTGCCTCAGCCTACCAAATCCAGAATAATGATATCACAAACCATCATCTCATCACCTTCAGACAACAGTTTCTTGAGGTTCCAGTGTCAAGTCTGTGATTATCGAGATTCTTACTCATGAGGCAGATGGGTAAGGTGATTAATCAACCTTGGATTGATTTCAGAGATCCGTTATACATTCAGATGGAAGATGAATTTATGATAGAACACAGTTTTTCAGATTAGAGTGGGTTGTAGGGGGGCTTCAATTAGGTTCAATGAAAGAACCAGAAACGTGAGCTACTTTTTGGAGATAGATCTCAAGGGTGCATTGTGGGTTTGTTCGAAGTTATGGGATTGCATTAGCAATTGTAATTCAGGTTCGGTTTTTGGACGATATAGGGGCAGCAACTTTGTGCTAACTTTCCAAAAGTTTAGAAATAACAATGGAAGTTTTTTGGAGTTAATAAATATTCAGCAACATGGAACAAGGTAGCGTATCATTATTCCGAGTGGCAAAGATCTATGGGGCTGGAAACGATTCGCAGCTCACCTCTCTAAATTATTGGAAGGGAATAAGGAAGCTTTGGAACCGTCACACATGAATCAGATTCAAAAGTTTCAGTCTCGTTCTTTTCAACTTAATATTTTGAAGAAGGAGAAGATTAATAGACAACATCCAGATGAAGGGGGCATTCTTAACAGAGCACTGATCAAGGATTGTTGGCTCGAAGAAGACAACTGGAGCGGGTAGATTACATAATGGCATGTTCTTCTTGAAGTCCTTTTTGGATACACCTGGTTGTTCCCAAGTCACAGCTTCTTCAGATCCTACCTTAGGGCATCAACGTTTAAGGCACCCCAGCTTTAGTTTAgtcaaattattattaattttcaaatagATCCCTGGTCTGAGTTCTTCTGTTGAAATGCGACAATGTGAAGTTTGTCCTCTTGCTAAACAAACtcgtctttttattttttttttactttgagTAATAAAACATCTATTGTTCCTTTTGATTTGATTCACTATGAAATTTGGGGCAAATACCATGCACCATCTTTTAGTGGGGCTCATATTACTTTTTTACGATTGTGGATGATCATACGAGGAGTACCTGCACTTTtctcataaaaaataaaactgaaACACACCTCATTTTAGTATCTTTTCATTCTTACTTTGAAACTCAATTTGGCAAGAGATCAAAATAATTCTTTCAGATAATGTTTACGAATTTGACATGAAAGAATTTTATCAACATAGAGGAATCATCCATGAACTAACGACATCTCATCAATGGAAACTGGGAACAAAATCGGGTTGTGGAGAGAAAACATGGTCATTTGCTTAATGTTGCTGGAGCCTTGCGTTTTCAAGCCAACCTTccaattctttttttttatatttgaaatgataattttattataatagtAGAAAAAGTTACAAAAAGACGGATGAGAAGTCCACTAAACACCCCACAACTACTGCTACACTATCGTTAACTGTAAATAAATTTTCAATCCTTAACTAGACCTGATATAAAAAGGTGATTAAACTCTGGCAACTTTGTCATCCAAATGAAAACTTTGAATTTTATCTTCTCCCAAATCTCATCCCTAGACTCTGATGCGTCTGTGAAAATTCTTTTGTTCCGTTCTAGCCAAATTGACCAAAAGATGCAATGAATTATCAAATACCAAAAGGTCCTAGTTCTTCTCCAGGGAACTAAGTCTGGCTCCAAAAGAAACAAATCCTACCCTTGTTCTTTCAGGAAAAACACCATATGAGTTACTTTTTGGATCCATTCCCTCTTATTCTCATTTAAGAATGTTTGGTTGATTGTGCTTTGCAACTAATACTAGTGCTCCAAAAGAAACAAGTCCTACCCCTATTCTTTCAGGAAAAACACCATATGAGTTACTTTTAGGATCCATTCCCTCTTATTCTCATTTAAGAGTGTTTGGTTGTTTGTGCTTCGCAACTAATACTAGTGCTGCAAAAATAAGTTTGATTTAAGGGTCTTCCGATGTGTTTTCCTTGGTTATCCATATGCAAAGAAAGGTTACAAGCTATATGATTCGAAAACCAAACGATTTTTTGTTTCAAGAGACGTTCAATTTCTTGAAGATGTTTTTCCCTCTAGCAATAATGCCAATGGATTACCAAACACTCTGATTGTGCCATTACCAGTGGAGGCCAACCAAACATAGACACTTCCTTGCCACCAAATAAAATGCAATCTAATGTAAGTGGGTTTACAAAATAGAAGAATTGGTGACAGAAATGCTTGCTGCCGGGATTATTCAGCCGAGCAATAACCCTTACTAAAGCCCTGTCATTTTGGCCAAAAAAAATGGTAGTTGGCGATTCTGTGTGGATTACCGAGCCTTAAACAACATTACAAATCACAATCCCTGATAAATACTCAATACCGGTTATTGAAGAGTTGATGGATGAGTTGCATGGGCCGGTTTACTTTTCTAAGTTGGATTTAAGATCGGGGTGGGTGTGACCCGAGGATGTGGCCAAGACTGCCTTTCAAACACATTAATGCCATTTGGGCTCAAAAATGTGCCCTCAACATTTCAAGCTACTACAAATGACGAGTTGAGGCCTCATTTGCGAAAGTTTATGTTGTTTTTTTACATGTTAATCTATAGTAGCAAATGGGATGAACATTTGTACCACCTACAGATTGTGTTGGAGATTTTGATGGGGGAAACGCTGCTGTTGAACAAGAAAAGTGCTGCTTTGGGATTACAGAAATAGAGCATTTGGGGCATATCATATTGGAAAATGAGGTGGCAGTGGGCCAGAAGAAGGTGGGCAGTGCCCGATCATGGCCAAAACCTAGCAACATCAAGTGTGTCAGAGCATTTTTGGGGCTTACAGggtattatcgcaaattcattcGCGACTATGACAAAATTTGTAAGCCCCTGACCGAGCTCCTTAAGAAGAAGAACTTCAGCTGGAATGAAGAAGCGACCAAAGCATTCGAAGAATTAAAAATGTCGCTGAGTTCAGCCCCTGTTCTGAGGCTGCCAGACTTCAAGAAAGACTTTGTAATTGAGTGTGATGCATCGGGAAGGGATATTGGAGCAGTATTATCACATGAGAGTAGGCCAATCGCTTATTTCAGTAAAGCCTTGGCTGAAAGGGCATTGGCTAAGTCCACCTATGAAAAGGAAATGATGGCCCTGGTGTTAGCGATTCAATATTGGAGGCCATATCTATTGGGGAGGAAGTTTGTAGCAATGACGGACCATAAATCACTGCGAAACTTAATCCAGCAGCTAGTAACAACACCCAACCAGCAACATTGGTTAGCAAAGTTAATGGGGTATGAGTTAGAGGTTAAATACAAACCAGGGGTAAACAATGGAGCAGCTGATGCATTATCTAGAAGAGAGGAGAAGGTTGAACTGAATAGTATTTCAATGCCAGTGTGGTTGGAAGTGGAAGAAGTCAAATTGGCTGTATCTGGTGATCCTACGTTACAAACAGTGATAAATAAATTGGAAAATGGAGGGAAATGGATGGTCCTTGCACTCTATGGAATGGTAGCTTGTTGCACAAAAACAGGCTCGTGCTACCTAAGGGGTCAAAATGAGTAGAGAAGGTGGAGGAGTGTCGCTGCACCCCGAGAGGGGGGGGTCATTCAGGGGCATTCTGAACATTGAGACTAGTAGAAGTGTTCAGTCATTCAGGGTCATTCAGGGGCATTCTGAACAAGGTCGCATTAACGCCAAACATATTCGATCGCAAGAACCAGCTGATGTCTTCACTAAAGCTCTTGTTGCCGATACTTTTTCGTGCTTTATTTTTTCGAGATGGGTGTTCGCAATCTTCACATGCCAACTTGAGGAAGGGGTATTGGAGAAATTGGATAGATCATTGATATGATTATCTTTCCCTAAACTGAAGATACGGGTGAAGATATTTGTTTGTTAAATCTTGAATCTAATCTACATTATTGGTCTGATTGATTGCATTTTATCTTTTCCATTTGTGTATAGGATCTTTCCCTTTTAGTTTACTTTGTTTTTGTATATAATACATTGTATTTTGTCTGTAAAACTATCGGAAGAACTATAAAACAAAAGCCTTTTTCATTTCTTATCAAATCAACATAGTCAAAAGCATTTATGCTGAGTTCCCATGAAAAAGAACGGGGGCAGAAGGGCAACTAACCCGACGATCGAAGAACCGAATAGCTCTAGGATCCTGCAAAATGGAGAAGATAAAAGCTGCTTCAACCATTTTTTTTCCAATATTACAGTATTTATCACAATGAAAATTCACAatacacttgctaaaaaaagaAAGCAAGAATCGCTTACCATAGGTAGTCTtttgaaaaatgaaagaaaCCCTTGAGTTTGTTTGGCATCTAGCATACATTAAACCCAAATTCGCACCGGTGTTAAAGGAGAAACAAGAATGTCGACAAACTACGGCAAAAAAGAAGATTAAAAAAAGTGCAATTGTACCAAGTTTAAGCTCGGGAAGCTTATTCTGCTCTTCCAAATCCTGGTCCATTTGTTCTTGCAGCAACAGCAGTCTCCCGGAGCTGAGTGAAAAATTGCGGATAAAAATCGTATGTATGAGTCTCGGGTTTAACGATTGGCGGGAAGGAGGGGAGGAGTTGGCGGGGGTCTCTTTCACGCAGGCTGCAATAGTCGGGCTGTTCTCTTGTCTTCCGCAagttaaacataattttttttaatggctaatatcataatataatatagttttaCTACATTATTCTTAATTATAActctttatttaaaataagtaatatcttgtttggatttttttttttaaaaaattttctttttttcacTTGAATGAATGATAGAAAATACCACTAAAAATATTCAAACTCTATGTCTCAAAAGATTTtaatcaaaaaataaatttcatagCGTAAGAAATGATAGGATTGAGTTAGTCAATCCTCTACAGTGTAATTCTTCCCATATCTCAATACAATAACATCGTATATtgattatttaaagattaaatcaCGTCATAAAGGAAGTAAAAATActccaaacaaaagaaaaattataaattGTGTGATCATCTTATCGCAAGAAGAACTTCACTTGTTCCACCCAGTAGTGTAAACGAATCGGGTTGGTTCGCGAGTTTTTCGAGTCaactaaaaaatatttgattcgtATTTGAGATTATCTAATTTAAGCCGAACTCGAACATATTCGAACTTTTTTCAAGCCAAATTCGAGCTCAAATTATTTTGTTCGCGTTTGCGaatctttatattttattaatataatatagtatacatatacattaaataaaaaaatttcaagcatTTTGATTACTTATTTACGAACAATAGTTCGCGAATAAATCTTTCGATCcgaatttgaattttaatttgaacCGAATTCGagcaaatttttaaaattttcgaacttCAATCGAGTTCGAATAAAAATAATTCCGAACCttcaaatttcattatattcGACTCGATTCGTTTACCTACCTAATTCCACGTCATATTAAGCTGTGGGTGCATATATTTCAAATGTTAATAGAAATTATATTAAAGTATAATATATTGGAGTAATTAAGTTTTTATTGTTaccttggtttttttttttttcccgttAAGTAAAGATTATGGGGACACACTCACGCAAGCAAGTAAATACACATACATAAAATTTAGAAACATAAAACACCAGAATATCTAAAGAATTTGGAGCGTATGATGCAATGAAAAATAACGAAGTGTGTTGTCTTCAAAAAGGGTTGATTCAGGTTTGATACTATTACAGTACGATTTGGACTTGGATAACAAATATTGCTTCTATTTCTCATCAAATAATCTTGATATAAGTTAACCCCAAAAAATTCCACTCAGATGTGTCATCAAAACCtagcatgaaataaaatcaagagTCTAAAACTGCAGTCTTCTTGTTCCTGAAGTTTTCTTTCAAAGACGCAAACTTTTTCTTGCAGAGATCAACACTTTTCCCAGGAACTGCAGCAGCGACACGTTCCCATCGTTGGTTGGTGTCCTTTGGAATGGATTTTAGAGCTTGGATCAATGCTTTCTGCTGGACCTCAGACCATGTATCCTCATCAGAACCCGGAGAAATGCCATTAGCAACATTACTATCATCTGAAACTTCACTACTTCCGACGTGGTTGGAAGGATTAGGTGAATCATCTGAATGTGTAGCCTGTTTATTTGCCGGAGTGTTGTTCCTGAAGCTTTCCTTCATCAAGGTAAACTTTTTCTTACATTGGCTCACGTTTTTCCCAGGAACTGCAGCTGAAACTCGTTCCCATCTCTGGGTAGTTTCCTTGGGGAAGGTTTTCAAAGCTTGGACTAGAGCTTTTTCCTGGGCAGCAGTCCACGAATCTTGATCTAAACTTCGAGTAACCCCATTGGCAGCTGTACTTCCTGCTTGAATTGATGATTCTAGTAAATTGTCTACGCTAGAAGCATTCCCCTCAGACACGTTTCCATTCGATAATACTGGCAAATCTTCTCTAGTTGTAAGAGGTGATGCAATTGTTTGGACCGACTTTCTTTTCTCCAGGAAGGAGTCAAAAGCATTAGCAGAGTCAGGTTTCTGAAGAAGAACTGTTTTCGTAGCCTTGAGAATCTCTTCTACGGACCTTTTAGTACCAATATATTCTGAAATCACTTCCCACCTTCGAGAAGTACCTTTAGGATATTTCTGCACTCCTTTTCTCAGAAGCTCGATCTCTTCCTTACTCCAAGGTTTTTCCCTTTTCTCGTTACTGCTTTGTGCAACTTGTCCATTTATCCCCACATAACCATTCTGCTGCAATTTTTTATCGTCTTGTTTCTCATCCCCATCTTTATGATCAACCTTAAGTGCCTTAAGCAGAAGTTTAGCACTCTCTAGCCCTTCCTTTCCTTCCAACATGTCACATAAATTCCTTAGCTGTTCTTTATCAAGTGATGCACAGAGATCCTCCACATTGCTACCAGTAAGATCGAGTAAATGCTGGGACAAAATAGGTGCTGCAAGCGA from the Primulina tabacum isolate GXHZ01 chromosome 16, ASM2559414v2, whole genome shotgun sequence genome contains:
- the LOC142529675 gene encoding uncharacterized protein LOC142529675, giving the protein MVGVSRKRMLLVTYSCEILDGQPIHVCSNSLPAKASSLEPAGHAFHAAALRLVGHIEEVQTEKDDKEVSEGKENVYVQSDGYSSKGRKKSGSESKQQDHYALLGLSHMRYLATEELIRKSYREAALKHHPDKQAALLLAEETEAAKQAKKDEIESHFKAIQEAYEVLIDPVRRRIYDSTDEFDDEIPCDCASHEFFKVFGPAFLRNGRWSVNQPVPNLGDDKTPFKEVDSFYDFWYSFKSWREFPHADEFELDQAESREHRRWMERQNAKLSEGARKEEYVRIRTLVDNAYKRDPRLVRRKEEQKAEKLRKKEAKLLAKRLQEEEEAMIVEEERRRKEEEERKAAEAASNHKKMKDREKKLLRKERTRLRSLAAPILSQHLLDLTGSNVEDLCASLDKEQLRNLCDMLEGKEGLESAKLLLKALKVDHKDGDEKQDDKKLQQNGYVGINGQVAQSSNEKREKPWSKEEIELLRKGVQKYPKGTSRRWEVISEYIGTKRSVEEILKATKTVLLQKPDSANAFDSFLEKRKSVQTIASPLTTREDLPVLSNGNVSEGNASSVDNLLESSIQAGSTAANGVTRSLDQDSWTAAQEKALVQALKTFPKETTQRWERVSAAVPGKNVSQCKKKFTLMKESFRNNTPANKQATHSDDSPNPSNHVGSSEVSDDSNVANGISPGSDEDTWSEVQQKALIQALKSIPKDTNQRWERVAAAVPGKSVDLCKKKFASLKENFRNKKTAVLDS